The following are encoded together in the Streptomyces rapamycinicus NRRL 5491 genome:
- a CDS encoding TNT domain-containing protein — MRVLRHLLVVLGSLLLLCAGGPAMAKPVTDLTAGLAPVASPEPAAAPSPGPRPGGGGDGEGKGHPPCPSTNRIGGTNTAPNPPLDRYYKGDWRLGPAQLPRYGAIGRMLEDYERLDHFPTASSFLNCYWNERTNGWWFPYPDGWVLLNGSPLHTTVQLKVGQKVDLFGSGFGHFLAPAGTPYAERALPPSNLDTLDPAYPHGYHLYEVTEPFLVEGGPIRPWFGQPGFGLQYLTGPSIPQLVAAGNLRPLN; from the coding sequence ATGCGCGTTCTTCGACACCTGCTTGTCGTCCTGGGGTCGCTGCTGCTGCTGTGTGCCGGCGGGCCGGCCATGGCCAAGCCCGTCACGGACCTCACCGCGGGACTGGCCCCCGTGGCCTCCCCGGAGCCGGCGGCGGCGCCCTCACCCGGCCCGCGGCCGGGAGGCGGTGGGGACGGCGAGGGCAAGGGTCACCCTCCCTGTCCCAGCACGAACCGCATCGGGGGGACCAACACCGCACCGAATCCTCCGCTCGACCGCTACTACAAGGGCGACTGGCGGCTCGGACCCGCGCAGCTCCCCCGCTACGGCGCGATCGGGCGCATGCTCGAAGACTATGAACGACTCGACCACTTCCCCACTGCCTCCTCGTTCCTCAACTGTTATTGGAATGAGCGGACGAACGGCTGGTGGTTCCCCTACCCCGACGGCTGGGTCCTGCTCAACGGATCGCCCCTGCACACCACGGTCCAGCTGAAGGTCGGCCAGAAGGTCGACTTGTTCGGGAGCGGTTTCGGCCACTTCCTCGCCCCGGCGGGCACGCCCTACGCGGAGCGCGCACTGCCGCCCAGCAACCTCGACACCCTCGACCCGGCGTATCCGCACGGCTATCACCTCTACGAGGTCACCGAACCCTTCCTGGTCGAGGGCGGTCCCATCCGGCCCTGGTTCGGCCAACCCGGTTTCGGACTGCAGTATCTGACCGGACCCTCGATTCCCCAACTCGTCGCGGCCGGTAATCTCCGCCCGCTCAACTGA
- a CDS encoding M18 family aminopeptidase: MSAQPGIDRGHTDDLMSFLRASPSPYHAVASAAERLEKAGFRRMEETAPWDGAAGGRYVLRGGAIIAWYVPEGAEAATPYRIVGAHTDSPNLRVKPIPDTGAHGWRQIAVEIYGGALLNTWLDRDLGLSGRITLRDGSHHLVTVDRPLMRVPQLAVHLDRSVNTDGLKLDKQRHMTPIWGLGGVEEGDLIRFVAEETGVAAEEIAGWDLMAHSVEPPAYLGRDRELVAGPRMDNLVSVHAGTAALIAAAHQELPYIPVLAAFDHEENGSQSDTGADGPLLGTVLERSVFARGGAYEERARAFAGTVCLSSDTGHAVHPNYAERHEPGHHPRPNGGPILKVNVNQRYATDGAGRAVFAAACERAGVPWQSFVSHNSMPCGTTIGPITAARHGISTVDIGIAILSMHSARELCGAQDPRLLAKALHAFLGA; encoded by the coding sequence ATGAGCGCACAACCCGGCATCGACCGCGGCCACACCGATGACCTGATGTCCTTCCTCCGCGCCAGCCCCTCGCCGTACCACGCAGTGGCAAGCGCCGCAGAGCGGCTGGAGAAGGCCGGGTTCCGCCGGATGGAGGAGACCGCGCCCTGGGACGGGGCGGCCGGTGGCCGGTACGTGCTGCGCGGTGGCGCGATCATCGCCTGGTACGTCCCGGAGGGGGCGGAGGCCGCCACTCCATACCGGATTGTGGGCGCTCACACCGACTCTCCCAATTTGCGCGTGAAGCCCATTCCCGACACCGGTGCGCACGGCTGGCGGCAGATCGCCGTCGAGATCTACGGCGGGGCGCTGCTCAACACCTGGCTCGACCGCGACCTCGGGCTCTCCGGCCGGATCACCCTCAGGGACGGCTCCCACCATCTCGTCACCGTCGACCGGCCGTTGATGCGCGTCCCCCAGCTCGCCGTGCACCTCGACAGATCGGTCAACACCGACGGCCTCAAGCTCGACAAGCAGCGCCATATGACGCCCATCTGGGGGCTCGGCGGCGTCGAGGAGGGCGACCTGATCCGCTTCGTCGCCGAGGAGACCGGGGTCGCGGCCGAGGAGATCGCCGGCTGGGACCTGATGGCCCACAGCGTGGAGCCGCCCGCCTACCTCGGCCGGGACCGCGAGCTGGTCGCCGGGCCCCGGATGGACAACCTTGTCTCCGTGCACGCCGGTACGGCCGCGCTCATCGCCGCCGCCCACCAGGAACTGCCGTACATCCCCGTACTGGCCGCCTTCGACCACGAGGAGAACGGCAGCCAGTCCGACACCGGCGCCGACGGACCGCTGCTCGGCACGGTGCTGGAGCGCTCGGTCTTCGCCCGCGGCGGGGCGTACGAGGAGCGGGCGCGGGCCTTCGCGGGCACCGTCTGCCTGTCCTCCGACACCGGCCACGCCGTCCACCCCAACTACGCCGAGCGCCATGAGCCGGGCCATCACCCGCGGCCCAACGGCGGTCCGATCCTGAAGGTGAACGTCAACCAGAGATATGCCACCGACGGCGCCGGGAGAGCCGTCTTCGCCGCCGCCTGCGAGCGCGCCGGCGTCCCCTGGCAGAGCTTCGTCTCCCACAACTCGATGCCGTGCGGCACCACGATCGGGCCGATCACCGCCGCCCGGCACGGCATCTCCACCGTCGACATCGGCATCGCGATCCTGTCCATGCACTCGGCCCGGGAGCTGTGCGGGGCACAGGACCCGCGGCTGCTGGCCAAGGCACTGCACGCCTTTCTGGGGGCTTGA
- a CDS encoding AfsR/SARP family transcriptional regulator, whose translation MDFSLLGPVTVTAGPQAAPVELPLGPAKRRSVLAMLLLRPNATVSVEQLISSLWEDEPPAHARTVIQGHVSRLRAALAEGGAEDHGVELATHSSAYLLRIPESLIDTQRFDQLTAQASPESAPGEAVQLLRQALGLWRGPALTGTVASPPFAAAAHALEERRLSAVEALARAHEGLGEHEHAVRALHPAAVANPLREGLIAALMLALYRSGRQSDAIAWFHRTRQLLDDDLGVDPGQRLSAAYQEILRAAPTADGPRGGAEAAGQPGAQQATPQQPLSAAASAPAPVPELLPRPPAGFHGRGAELAELTRLTLGTDEPAQGGAADAPGGYPQAGGIALLTGPAGVGKTGLAVHWGHARAAAFPDGRLFADLRGFSGGEAVVPAEVLREFLLALGTPAEQIPTSPEAASALYRSLAARRRLLVVLDNAGSSAQVRPLLPGGPHCATLVTSRSRLDGLIATDAARPVRLHALGTEDGVGLLGALLGPARVAEDPEAARELVPLCDGLPLALRAASAQLMARPRWRLARLATALRDERRRLALLSAEDTGVAAALRNSVARLSADDAQLLRALGAGFAREVNTAEAAALSGADPELIQDSLERLAEMHLLDEEATNRYVMSDLVKLFAQGDGSDREPPGEASGGAAGGSSPGGSPGGSPGGPSQGA comes from the coding sequence TTGGACTTCTCCCTGCTGGGCCCGGTAACCGTCACCGCGGGCCCGCAAGCAGCACCCGTCGAGCTACCGCTGGGGCCCGCCAAACGGCGCAGCGTGCTGGCGATGCTGCTGCTGCGGCCCAACGCGACGGTATCCGTGGAGCAGTTGATATCCAGCCTGTGGGAGGACGAGCCGCCCGCCCACGCCCGGACCGTCATCCAGGGCCATGTCTCCCGGCTCCGCGCGGCCCTGGCCGAGGGCGGCGCCGAGGACCACGGCGTCGAGCTGGCCACCCACAGCTCCGCCTATCTGCTGCGCATCCCCGAATCCCTGATCGACACCCAGCGCTTCGACCAGCTGACCGCCCAGGCCAGCCCGGAGTCCGCCCCCGGCGAGGCCGTCCAGCTGCTCCGGCAGGCGCTCGGCCTGTGGCGCGGCCCGGCGCTCACCGGGACCGTGGCCAGCCCGCCGTTCGCGGCGGCCGCGCACGCCCTGGAGGAGCGGCGGCTGAGCGCCGTGGAGGCCCTGGCCCGGGCCCACGAGGGGCTGGGCGAGCATGAGCACGCGGTGCGCGCCCTGCACCCCGCCGCCGTCGCCAACCCGCTGCGCGAGGGGCTGATCGCCGCCCTGATGCTGGCGCTGTACCGCTCCGGACGGCAGTCCGACGCGATCGCCTGGTTCCACCGCACCCGGCAGCTGCTCGACGACGACCTGGGGGTCGACCCGGGCCAGCGGCTGAGCGCCGCGTACCAGGAGATCCTGCGGGCGGCCCCCACGGCGGACGGACCGCGGGGCGGCGCCGAGGCCGCCGGGCAGCCGGGCGCCCAGCAGGCCACCCCGCAGCAGCCGCTGTCCGCGGCCGCCTCGGCCCCCGCGCCCGTGCCCGAGCTGCTCCCCCGGCCCCCGGCGGGCTTCCACGGCCGGGGCGCGGAGCTGGCCGAGCTGACCCGGCTGACCCTGGGCACCGACGAACCGGCCCAGGGCGGCGCCGCGGACGCCCCCGGCGGCTACCCGCAGGCGGGCGGTATCGCGCTGCTCACCGGGCCCGCCGGGGTCGGCAAGACCGGTCTGGCGGTCCACTGGGGCCATGCCCGCGCCGCCGCCTTCCCCGACGGACGGCTCTTCGCGGATCTGCGCGGCTTCAGCGGCGGCGAGGCGGTGGTGCCCGCCGAGGTGCTGCGCGAGTTCCTGCTGGCCCTCGGCACCCCGGCCGAGCAGATCCCCACCTCGCCCGAGGCCGCGTCCGCGCTGTACCGCTCGCTGGCCGCCCGCCGCAGGCTGCTGGTGGTGCTGGACAACGCGGGCAGCTCCGCCCAGGTGCGCCCGCTGCTGCCCGGCGGCCCCCACTGCGCCACGCTGGTCACCAGCCGCAGCAGGCTGGACGGGCTGATCGCCACCGACGCCGCTCGCCCGGTACGGCTGCACGCCCTCGGCACCGAGGACGGCGTGGGCCTGCTGGGCGCGCTGCTGGGGCCCGCGCGGGTCGCCGAGGACCCGGAGGCCGCGCGGGAGCTGGTGCCCCTGTGCGACGGGCTGCCGCTGGCGCTGCGCGCCGCCTCCGCCCAGCTGATGGCCCGGCCCCGCTGGCGGCTGGCCCGGCTGGCCACCGCGCTGCGCGACGAGCGCCGCCGGCTCGCCCTGCTGTCGGCGGAGGACACCGGAGTGGCCGCCGCGCTGCGCAATTCGGTGGCCCGGCTCTCGGCGGACGACGCACAGCTGCTGCGGGCCCTGGGCGCCGGTTTCGCGCGGGAGGTCAACACCGCCGAGGCGGCCGCGCTGTCGGGCGCGGACCCCGAGCTGATCCAGGACTCCCTGGAGCGGCTGGCGGAGATGCACCTGCTGGACGAGGAGGCCACCAACCGCTACGTGATGAGCGACCTGGTGAAGCTCTTCGCCCAGGGCGACGGCAGCGACCGCGAGCCCCCGGGCGAGGCATCGGGCGGAGCGGCCGGCGGATCCTCCCCTGGCGGATCCCCTGGCGGATCCCCTGGCGGGCCGTCACAGGGGGCCTAG